The genomic window GGTGCTAATACTGCATATTTTGCTCAATTATCAAGTATGTCTGATTTAGTAGGTGCTTCAGCAGATACAATGAGTACTATAGTTCAAGGAACTACTAGATTTATGGCTGGTAAATTCCCATTTATGATGTTCGGATTACCTGCAGCAGCATTTGCAATGTATAAAACAGCTGCTCCAAGTAAGAAAAAGGTTGTTGGATCATTATTAGTATCAGCAGCAGTAACATCATTCTTAACAGGTATTACTGAACCATTAGAATTTACATTCTTATTTGTTGCTCCAGTATTATATGGAGTTCATTGCTTACTTGCAGGTTTATCATTTATGTTAATGGATATATTTAGAGTATTCATAGGTATGACTTTCTCAGGTGGATTTATTGATTTCGCATTATTTGGTTTACTTCCAGCAGGTGCAGGAGTGCCAACAAGATGGTATATGATAATTTTAGTTGGACTTGTTTACGCAGTAGTTTATTATTTCTTATTCACATTTATGATTAAGAAGTTTAACTTAAAAACTCCAGGTAGAGATGAAAGTGAAGAAGAAACAAAACTTTACAGTAAGGCAGATTACCAAAAAGCAAAAGGCTTAAACGGTTCAAAAGAAGAAAAAGCTTCAAAAAATGGTAATGGTTCAAATGAAATAGTTGAAAAAGCTCCATTAGTATTAGCAGCTTTAGGTGGAGAAGAAAACATTGTTAGTGTTGATGCTTGTATAACAAGATTAAGAGTAGAAGTTAAGGATAAAGCTAACGTAAATAAAGATGAATTAAAGAAGCTTGGTGCAGCAGGAGTTGTTGAAGTAGGTAATGGAATTCAAGCAATATTTGGTGCTAAAGCTGATGCTTACAAACATGAGATAAATGGTATTTTAGGAGAGTAAGCTAGTTTGAAATAAATAAGTGGTGTTCTAAAGAAAAAACTTTAGAACACCTTTTTGTAGTTTAGTAAGGAGTTAATATGAGGGAGTCAATAAAGAATATATTTGGAGGATTACAGAGAATTGGTAAAGCTTTAATGTTACCAGTAGCATTATTACCAGCAGCTGGATTATTATTAGGATTAGGAGTAATATTACAAAATCCGAATTTTTTGGATTCTGCTCCTATATTAAATTTGGACTGGATAAGGTCAATGGCAATAATAATGGAGTCATCTGGAAATATTATTTTTAATAACTTACCATTAATTTTTGCAGTAGGTGTGGCAGTGGGATTATGTGATGGTGATGGTGTTGCAGGTCTTGCAGCAATTGTTGGTTTTTTAATTTTAAACGTAACCATGGGGATAGCCGGTGGGATTTCAACTGATATGGTTTCTGAAAGCCCAATTTATGCATACGTTTTAGGAATACCAACTCTTCAAACAGGAGTATTTGGGGGAATAATAGTAGGACTTGTTTCATCATATCTATATCATAAATTTTACAATATTGAACTACCAGAGTTTCTAGGCTTCTTTTCTGGAAAAAGATTTGTTCCTATAGTTACAGCTTTGTCAGGTTTAGTTATAGGATTGATTTTATCATT from Clostridium septicum includes these protein-coding regions:
- a CDS encoding PTS transporter subunit EIIC — protein: MLQQLQRIGKAIMLPIAALPIAGILLGVGGALLGIAGLNDAPAVYQPLIAFVSIPAVTAILTIMKNVGDIVFGNLPILFAVGVAVGLAKKDKGTAGLAAVFGFIVMNQVIGTLLGLGATQLGTITPDNVGDYGTYVTTTVGIFNLNMSVFGGIITGIVTAILHNKYYNIQLPPVIGFFSGSRFVPIITALAMALVGAILAFLWPIVQNGITLIANFVRDAGFIGTFLYGVVERALIPFGLHHIFYTPFWFGSFVEGQVLINGAFQTIAGANTAYFAQLSSMSDLVGASADTMSTIVQGTTRFMAGKFPFMMFGLPAAAFAMYKTAAPSKKKVVGSLLVSAAVTSFLTGITEPLEFTFLFVAPVLYGVHCLLAGLSFMLMDIFRVFIGMTFSGGFIDFALFGLLPAGAGVPTRWYMIILVGLVYAVVYYFLFTFMIKKFNLKTPGRDESEEETKLYSKADYQKAKGLNGSKEEKASKNGNGSNEIVEKAPLVLAALGGEENIVSVDACITRLRVEVKDKANVNKDELKKLGAAGVVEVGNGIQAIFGAKADAYKHEINGILGE